Proteins from one Hyperolius riggenbachi isolate aHypRig1 chromosome 2, aHypRig1.pri, whole genome shotgun sequence genomic window:
- the LOC137545137 gene encoding uncharacterized protein, producing MTPVILDEIKVVLILIEEEEDEDEEEVSGKEEEEEEEEEEERRKKKEEERRRKKKKKEEERRRRKKKKKKKKKKKKKKKKKKKKKKKKKKKKKKKKKKEEEEKERRRRKRKKKKKEERRKRRKKKKKKTEEKEERKIVKKKKKKKKKKKKKKKKKKKKKKEEEDMKKKKKKIVKKKKKKKKKKIVKKKKKKVKKKKKKKKKKKKKKKKKKKIEKKKKKKKKIEKKKIEKKKIEEKKKKKKKKKKKKKKIEKKKIEKKKKKE from the exons atGACTCCTGTCATTCTTGATGAAATAAAAGTGGTTCTGATTctgatagaagaagaagaagatgaagatgaagaagaagtaagtggaaaagaagaagaagaagaagaa gaagaagaagaagaaagaagaaagaagaaagaagaagaaagaagaagaaagaagaagaagaaagaagaagaaagaagaagaagaaagaagaagaagaagaagaagaagaagaagaagaagaagaagaagaagaagaagaagaagaagaagaagaagaagaagaagaagaagaagaagaaaaagaaagaagaagaagaaaaagaaagaagaagaagaaaaagaaagaagaagaagaaagaagaaagaagaaaaagaagaaagaagaaaaagaagaagacagaagaaaaagaagaa aggaagatagtgaagaagaagaagaagaagaagaagaagaagaagaagaagaagaagaagaagaaaaagaagaaaaaagaagaagaagata tgaagaagaagaagaagaagatagtgaagaagaagaagaaaaagaaaaagaagaagatagtgaagaagaagaagaagaaagtgaagaagaagaagaagaagaagaagaaaaagaagaagaaaaagaaaaagaagaagaagatagagaagaaaaagaaaaagaagaagaagatagagaagaagaagatagagaagaagaagatagaggagaagaagaagaagaagaagaagaagaagaagaagaaaaagaagatagagaagaagaagatagagaagaagaagaaaaaagaa